In one Umezawaea sp. Da 62-37 genomic region, the following are encoded:
- a CDS encoding alpha/beta hydrolase — protein sequence MAEVTAHHGLFKDTNLHVDDTGGPGRPVVLIHGWPLSGESWKYQVPVLADAGYRVVTYDRRGFGRSDKPLTGYTYDTLAEDLHTLLTELDLRDVTLVGFSMGGGEVARYAGEYGSERLHSVVFASAVPPYLMQSGDNPDGPLTKKQAAGMAASLTKDKDAFYDGFVTEFFSAKGELKVTEAQRREARALCDQADKAAALACMAAFGATDFRDDLTKVAVPALVLHGDSDATVPFEGSGARTHAALVGSEVHVIAGGPHGVNVSHADEWNRALLDFLAR from the coding sequence ATGGCCGAGGTCACCGCGCACCACGGATTGTTCAAGGACACCAACCTCCATGTGGACGACACCGGTGGGCCCGGACGCCCCGTGGTGCTCATCCACGGCTGGCCGCTGTCGGGCGAGTCGTGGAAGTACCAGGTGCCCGTGCTGGCCGACGCGGGGTACCGCGTCGTCACCTACGACCGGCGCGGGTTCGGGCGCAGCGACAAGCCCTTGACCGGCTACACCTACGACACCCTCGCCGAGGACCTGCACACCCTGCTGACCGAACTGGACCTGCGCGACGTCACCCTGGTCGGCTTCTCGATGGGTGGCGGCGAGGTGGCGCGCTACGCGGGCGAGTACGGGTCCGAACGCCTGCACAGCGTCGTCTTCGCCTCGGCCGTGCCGCCGTACCTGATGCAGTCCGGCGACAACCCGGACGGTCCGCTGACCAAGAAGCAGGCGGCGGGCATGGCGGCCTCGCTCACCAAGGACAAGGACGCCTTCTACGACGGGTTCGTCACGGAGTTCTTCTCCGCGAAGGGCGAGCTGAAGGTGACCGAGGCGCAGCGCCGGGAAGCCCGCGCGCTGTGCGACCAGGCGGACAAGGCAGCGGCCCTGGCCTGCATGGCGGCCTTCGGCGCCACCGATTTCCGCGACGACCTGACCAAGGTGGCCGTACCCGCCCTGGTGCTGCACGGCGACAGCGACGCCACCGTGCCGTTCGAGGGATCCGGCGCCCGCACCCACGCCGCGCTGGTGGGCAGCGAGGTCCACGTCATCGCGGGCGGACCCCACGGTGTCAACGTGAGCCACGCCGACGAGTGGAACCGGGCCCTGCTGGACTTCCTGGCGCGGTAG
- a CDS encoding L-dopachrome tautomerase-related protein: MTTERRLATDRTAGHLEVVHLFDGAMPTGVTVSRTGRVFVNFPKWGDEVGFTVAEIRDGALVPYPDQTFNDNDGDADPNALVSVQSVVVDPADRLWILDTGSPMFRPTSHGGPKLVCVDLDTDEVVRTILFPADVALPTTYLNDVRFDLRRGEAGTAFITDSSDQGPNGIIVVDLATGASRRRLHDHPTTKARTAPDLRIVVEGEEFLERDPDGTTRPVRMGADGIAISADGSRLFYCCLADRRWRSASTDALADEGLTDDDVAGTVVDEGDKGSVGDGMETDAAGRLYITDGEHNAVHRRLPDGRWETVVHDPRLLWPDTMSVAADGHLYVTANQLHRQEKYRGGKDERRKPYALFRTPIDSGPVDLV, from the coding sequence ATGACCACGGAGCGACGACTCGCCACCGACCGGACCGCGGGCCACCTGGAAGTCGTGCACCTGTTCGACGGCGCGATGCCCACCGGCGTCACCGTGTCGCGCACCGGCCGGGTTTTCGTCAACTTCCCCAAGTGGGGCGACGAGGTCGGCTTCACCGTCGCGGAGATCCGCGACGGCGCCCTCGTCCCCTACCCCGACCAGACGTTCAACGACAACGACGGCGACGCGGACCCGAACGCGCTGGTGTCCGTGCAGAGCGTCGTCGTGGACCCGGCGGACCGGCTGTGGATCCTGGACACCGGCAGTCCGATGTTCCGGCCGACCTCCCACGGCGGCCCGAAACTGGTCTGCGTCGACCTCGACACCGACGAGGTGGTGCGGACGATCCTCTTCCCCGCCGACGTCGCGCTGCCGACGACCTACCTCAACGACGTCCGCTTCGACCTGCGCCGCGGGGAGGCGGGCACCGCGTTCATCACCGACTCGTCCGACCAGGGGCCCAACGGGATCATCGTGGTCGACCTGGCGACCGGCGCGAGCAGGCGGCGCCTGCACGACCACCCGACCACCAAGGCGCGGACCGCGCCCGATCTGCGGATCGTGGTGGAGGGCGAGGAGTTCCTGGAACGCGACCCGGACGGCACGACGCGGCCGGTCCGGATGGGCGCGGACGGCATCGCCATCAGCGCCGACGGTTCGCGGCTGTTCTACTGCTGTCTGGCGGACAGGCGCTGGCGGAGCGCGTCCACCGATGCGCTGGCGGACGAGGGGCTCACCGACGACGACGTGGCCGGGACCGTGGTGGACGAGGGGGACAAGGGCTCCGTCGGGGACGGGATGGAAACCGACGCGGCGGGCAGGCTGTACATCACCGACGGCGAGCACAACGCCGTCCACCGCAGACTGCCCGACGGCCGCTGGGAGACCGTCGTGCACGATCCTCGGCTGCTGTGGCCGGACACCATGTCGGTGGCGGCCGACGGCCACCTCTACGTGACGGCGAACCAGTTGCACCGCCAGGAGAAGTACCGGGGCGGCAAGGACGAGCGCCGCAAGCCGTACGCGCTGTTCCGCACGCCGATCGATTCGGGGCCGGTCGACCTGGTCTGA
- a CDS encoding SDR family oxidoreductase, whose translation MATVAPLPDDRPHTPLRAVVTGSDSGIGRAVAVALARDGADVGVTYHRDADGAEETAAEVRAAGVRAVVGHLDLTDLPAAAGAIDDLVAALGGIDVLVNCAGTGSAEKFLDMDFDTWRSVLSVDLDGAFLCAQRAARHMVDAGRGGRIVNITSVHEHAPRVGAAPYCAAKAGLGMLTKVLAMELAEHAITVNSVAPGEISTPMTGQTDEDPREQRRPGVPLGRTGHAAEVAGVVAFLASPAASYVTGASYVVDGGMLLMGPQASERLTDEKWRNP comes from the coding sequence GTGGCGACTGTCGCCCCGCTGCCCGACGATCGGCCCCACACCCCCTTGCGCGCGGTGGTGACCGGCTCGGACTCCGGCATCGGCCGGGCCGTCGCCGTGGCGCTCGCGCGCGACGGCGCGGATGTCGGCGTGACCTACCACCGCGACGCGGACGGCGCGGAGGAGACCGCCGCCGAAGTGCGCGCCGCCGGGGTCCGGGCCGTCGTCGGCCACCTGGACCTCACCGACCTGCCCGCCGCGGCGGGTGCGATCGACGACCTGGTCGCCGCGCTGGGCGGCATCGACGTGCTCGTCAACTGCGCGGGCACCGGCAGCGCGGAGAAGTTCCTGGACATGGACTTCGACACCTGGCGGTCGGTGCTGTCGGTCGACCTGGACGGCGCTTTCCTGTGCGCCCAGCGCGCGGCCCGCCACATGGTCGACGCCGGACGCGGTGGTCGGATCGTCAACATCACCAGCGTCCACGAGCACGCGCCGCGCGTCGGCGCCGCGCCGTACTGCGCGGCCAAGGCCGGTCTGGGGATGCTGACGAAGGTGCTGGCGATGGAACTGGCCGAGCACGCCATCACGGTGAACTCCGTGGCACCGGGCGAGATCTCGACGCCGATGACCGGCCAGACAGACGAGGACCCGCGCGAGCAGCGCCGCCCCGGCGTCCCGCTGGGGCGCACCGGCCACGCCGCCGAGGTCGCGGGGGTCGTCGCGTTCCTGGCCTCACCGGCCGCGAGCTACGTGACCGGGGCGTCCTACGTGGTCGACGGCGGCATGCTCCTGATGGGCCCGCAGGCGAGCGAGCGCCTCACCGACGAGAAGTGGCGCAATCCCTAG
- a CDS encoding DivIVA domain-containing protein, whose amino-acid sequence MDREGAAMTGVRDERVPRNDFANQRAFPMWLRGYDRRAVDEELRRADEELAEAAEECRAHVERARSLDEVLEQERARLAEYRSLHAGEALRHAEDRATGDVVRWARREARTIVNDAREFARRHVARAERAAEEDLKSVEDNELAGRRQLAELAVRTGDVVRSARANCARLVQDFAARQEVFDSGQRELPDLPSFRGTVGIPGSRKSEEACLEEVPAWPR is encoded by the coding sequence GTGGATCGAGAGGGCGCAGCGATGACCGGCGTCCGCGACGAACGGGTCCCGCGGAACGACTTCGCGAACCAGCGCGCGTTCCCCATGTGGCTGCGGGGCTACGACCGCCGTGCCGTCGACGAGGAGCTGCGCAGGGCCGACGAGGAGCTGGCGGAGGCCGCCGAGGAGTGCCGGGCGCATGTCGAGCGGGCCCGGTCGCTCGACGAGGTCCTCGAACAGGAGCGGGCGCGTCTTGCCGAGTACCGGAGCCTGCACGCCGGGGAAGCGCTCCGGCACGCGGAGGACCGCGCCACCGGTGACGTCGTCCGCTGGGCTCGACGCGAGGCGAGGACCATCGTCAACGACGCCCGCGAGTTCGCCCGCCGCCACGTCGCGCGGGCGGAGCGGGCGGCGGAGGAGGACCTGAAGTCGGTGGAGGACAACGAACTGGCGGGACGGCGGCAGCTCGCGGAGCTGGCCGTGAGGACCGGTGACGTGGTCCGGTCCGCGAGGGCGAACTGCGCGCGGCTGGTGCAGGACTTCGCCGCCAGGCAGGAGGTCTTCGACAGCGGGCAGCGGGAACTCCCCGATCTGCCCTCGTTCCGGGGGACCGTGGGGATACCGGGGAGCAGGAAGTCGGAGGAGGCGTGCCTCGAAGAGGTTCCCGCCTGGCCTCGTTAG
- a CDS encoding SOS response-associated peptidase produces MCGRYASTRNDAALVAEFVVEDVEDEALEPSWNVAPTQRVRAVLERAPREDPDAHAVRQLCTLRWGLVPSWAKDAKIGSKLINARSETLVSKPAFKAAARRRRCLLPADGYFEWQKTDGKTKVPYYLRLHDEPLAFAGLYELRPDPELAEDDPARWLWTCTIVTTTAPDALGHIHDRSPLIVPPGDLRDAWLDPALSEPQDVQALIDSMPQPPLEPHEVSTAVNNPRNNGPELVEPLSG; encoded by the coding sequence ATGTGCGGTCGCTACGCCAGTACTCGCAACGACGCCGCGCTCGTGGCCGAGTTCGTCGTGGAGGACGTGGAAGACGAGGCGCTCGAACCGAGTTGGAACGTCGCCCCCACCCAGCGGGTGCGGGCGGTCTTGGAGCGCGCTCCTCGCGAGGACCCCGACGCGCACGCCGTGCGGCAGCTCTGCACCCTGCGTTGGGGCCTGGTCCCGTCGTGGGCGAAGGATGCGAAGATCGGTTCGAAGCTGATCAACGCGCGGTCGGAGACGCTGGTCTCCAAGCCCGCCTTCAAGGCCGCCGCGCGACGCAGGAGGTGCCTGCTGCCCGCCGACGGCTACTTCGAGTGGCAGAAGACCGACGGGAAGACCAAGGTGCCCTACTACCTGCGCCTGCACGACGAGCCCTTGGCGTTCGCGGGTCTCTACGAGCTGCGCCCCGACCCGGAACTGGCCGAGGACGATCCGGCCCGGTGGTTGTGGACCTGCACGATCGTGACCACCACCGCGCCCGACGCGCTGGGCCACATCCACGACCGCAGTCCGCTGATCGTCCCGCCCGGCGACCTGCGCGACGCGTGGCTCGACCCGGCGCTCAGCGAACCCCAGGACGTCCAAGCGCTGATCGACAGCATGCCGCAGCCGCCACTGGAGCCCCACGAGGTCTCCACCGCGGTTAACAACCCCCGCAACAACGGGCCCGAACTCGTCGAACCGCTGTCCGGTTGA